The Penaeus monodon isolate SGIC_2016 chromosome 24, NSTDA_Pmon_1, whole genome shotgun sequence DNA segment AtctaaaaaagaatgaaacatcAAAATTTGATAACACTATTTAAAAGGAATctttgagaatgttttttttttttctgatttttgttaTATTCTCATTGGCAAATAACTTGCTTTGTTCATAGTATTTAATGTTTAGTCGCAAAACAAACTAAAGAATTGTAAGTCTTTCtctatagagagaaaaagaagtcgGCTGAACGGTGGATGTACACGCCAAAGCTACATCCTGCAAACTGTAAGGATCGCCCAATTAATCCCTTTCGCAACTACAATGAAGAACAAAAATCAACCACAGTGCATGAAGGTAAATATGTATCTTTAAAAGAGTTTGTGTACCAAATATGTCAGCTTCTTGCTCTGCAAGCTGATGTGATTAAAGTCATAAAATATTTTGCTGTGCTTTATATATACTTGCAATCACCCACACTCtcttttgtaaatatacatatgatataaatactatattcatAGATGTATTTTTGTAATCCTACATATCCCCAAAAGAGGATCCCTAATGACCTCCTCTATGCTGCTAGGTTCTCACCGATGAGGGGTGGAATCCTCCCCCTGGCCCCGGCCAAGTTGCATGGGGACCTCCTGTAACTGTATGTTGAACTCTAGAGGCAAGCACTTCCACAATTACGGCATCACCTGGGGTTTCTATCTTACATCAGTGAGTATGAAAGTATATTTGGTATCTCATAAGGTGCAGAATGGTAGATTGTATTTAGAACTGTTCCATAattatactttttcattattaactGCACGTGCGTTATCCTCATCTGTATAATGTTCGACTGATTTAACACTTGTACGTACATGCCTGGCCATCATGTGACCGGCGTTAATCATGGCATGTGTATACGTTGCCCTGGTGTGCGGTCCGTTTTCCGGGGGCACGTATGATCATGCTTCGCATTTCTATGGTAGTGCAAACCACAATCCCCAGCAGCGGGGCCTGAGCCAATATAAATACAGCCCGGGATGAGAGGGCTTTCACATCGGGAAACCACCATGGCACAAGTTAATTTCAAttccatatttctatatatatatatttaaaatttttcctattttttttttctcaagcttCTGATCCAATATTTTTTCACCATTCATCTCTCCATAATTGTCATCCATCCATAATCAACTAACAATGTTTCATGGCAGTTGATTTAGATTTGATTGTTTTGCTTCATCTTCACCCATTACCATCCaggattatcaaaatttattcttCTGCATTATCTCATAGATAAACGATAAATGTGTGAATACATTTGTACTCACACTTGTTTCAATTAATTTGAACTACTGTTGaaggtgttattatttttttaatattcatctttcatggagaaaaaatttaatttaaaacataattgTATAATTCATTTTGAAAACTAACATTATGCAATAGTTCGGCAATTCATCTCATTCTTCTCTTGCTGGGCATTAAGGTAAACACATACATTTCCCAATACAATTATTCAGTTTAAATACTTAAAAAGATCCATGTATGTTTCAGGAAGTGAAAAGTAGGATATTCAACCCCAGACCGGCCAAATCCTCCTATTTGTGCCACTCTCTCATGACCGCTGACTATTGCTGTCTGCTGGCATTAAACGGAATTTTGACAACTGCAGAAGAAAGCAAATCTCGTCCATCATTTGAATGTGTGGCCACACCATAATCAGCGTGTATGTTCTTGGCCTCACAAATGCTAGAACATGGGATTGATGCTTGAGTTGCAGAAGATGCATTTAGCAGGCCAGTTAGGATATGAAGAATATTCCTGGACAGACACGAGAACTGGAATGAAGGACTCCAGACAACCAGAGAGCTTGCACGAAGAACCCTTTCTGAAAAGACTTATGAGGGAACGAGCCATTTGCAAAGTCCATAGTGGACTTTGTTGCAGCAGCCACTAGGGGGCCATGGCCGTCATTGATCGGTAATGTTATGGCTATTAATCCAGGTGAAGATCCCAAAATGCAGATTGTTTATTTGAATAAACATGTTCTTCGCCGGATTGGATGTAATAAGATCACTACAAGGAGGTAGGAGGGTGATGCAGCAGCACGTTGCCCCTCGCAATGACTTGCAAGGAGTTGTGTTATAGGTGCAAATGATTAGAAGGCCTGTATACTCTGGCACAGTTTTTGTAGACTACCGGGGCATCGGTTACAGCACAGTCATAATCCCAGGTATCACTTGAAGAGGCGCAGGAACAGTCTGTTGTTTATGGCTCAATGATTTTGGCAAGACTGTTGTTACTCATCCTAAGTACATGGACTGTTGCAGAAGGTGGACAACAACTTAAGATCTTACCTCACAAGGTactgaatgaaaaaagaatgaagagattGAACTTGTGATCATCAGTGGAATGTAGGCATAATAGGGAATGATGGGCCGGTCATTCTACTTGGACCTCCTTAGAACATCCTCCGATGTAAACTCTAGAACTGGAAGATGCTCATCTTGGTCCTTGCTCCCGTGAGTGGGCTCTTCCCCAGTCATCACAAACACAACTCAGCAACATGAGGCAGGAAAATTGTGATGCATTGTAGATAACCGTTTATGATGTTCCCAAGTATGTGCACTCCATCTTCAGCAGCTCTGAGTTGGTAAAAAGCAGGAAGGCCAGTAAGCTGCtgcaatgaaagaaaaggaggagaaggaaaagggtaaagataaGGGACAATAAAGAGATTTGAAGCTGAAGAAGCAAGAAAAATTGTTGAAAATGGACTGAAAGCATTGCTGCTGAGAAGCAGGTAGAAGAGAACACttaaagaatcataaaaaaagcAGCTGAGCGTAGTTCTTGAAGGAGGGACTTTGACATCAGGTTTAACCCAGATGGTTTTACTCTCCTGGTGTACAACATTGCAGAACAGAGGGAGAGCagttgagaggagagaaaaattagTGTGTGATGCTGCTGATTTTGGTAAGTGTACAGTTGACCAGCCTTGTTCATCGATCTGATGATATGCATGATGCTGCTCCCACTGATGGGACAACCTTATGTGAAGAACTTCATTACTAGGGGCATTAATATCGCTACCTTGGGCAAGGTAGCCAAATTTATTAGCTAAGGTTCCTGAATGGATGATATCCATACATTGATGTTGAAGAACTCATGCAAGAGCAGTGAAGCACATTTTTATAGTACCTTCAGTCTGTAGAAACAATAGCCTTGTTCATCAGCTGGTGCACACTTCCTCAACTGCTATTTGTCATCATGTATAATCCCCCATGCTCTCCAGGTAAAAATGATGAGCTCTGACCTAAGAGGAAGCGGAGAAACCACCCATTTAGTAACAGTGTTCAAACTGCGTTAAACTTAAATCCTAAGGACCTTTGGAGTCAGATCAACAATGAACGCAAGGAATATATGACTGGACTTTGAAGGCTATGGCATAGATGCTGTTGTGCAAAAGTATAATGTACAGAAGTTTCACTATTGAGAACCTTCTGTATGAAGTCGGGGTTCAGCTGTTCCCAGGGAATATACCCTTGATGATAAATCTCAAGAGAGTTTCCAGGAGGAAGAATATAATCAACTTGATTCACCATAGTGAAACATATCAATCCCCGTGTACAGATGCCTTCAGTTGGTATACAGCTGGGTCAAACAAAGATTCAGCAGCGGCTTCCTGAAAGATGGGTTATTGTGATTTGATTAGTGAAGCCTCTGTTCATTATTGAACAATGTATATGGTGCTATGATCCAGAGATTGCTCAGTGTTTACGCATGTTGGCACGCCTTAACTACATCATGGGAGACATGTAGAAGCATGTCCTTATAAGCAGAAAGGCAGTTCTTATGAGGAAAGAGTTAATGGTATTGATCACCCATACCCATCAAAGAATATACTCATTTGGCTTTTATTGTTTTGATAACCAGCAGGTCACAGTTGTGGCTCTCAAATGTTGTCCGTGCACCCGCTACTTGTTGCTTCTCATCCACGGTGAAAATACACCCTGGAAATGTCTTTGATGATTCCAACATGGGCTTATTCTACTGCTGTTGCGTCAGTACAGTCTATTCACTCCAGTTCCTGGAAAAATCCTTTAGAACTCAAACTGTaaatttctttggtgataagAGTTTGAAGGTGGCATGAGCTACCATCTTGTAGCCCGAACACAGAGTTGTATGGGAGACTCAGAAGGGAGGAgccctcaaaaagaaaagaaaactttcaCCATTTACAATCTCAACTAGACCTGACACGAAAAGACTAAAGAAGCAGATGAGTGCTTTCGTCACTTGACACAGCAAGCAGTGGTCATGGCTAAAAAAATCTCTGAAGCAACAATGGCAGCACTCTTGGTCTCCCACCCCATTCAGATCCAACCACCGTCCATGACAAGTGTGCTAGAGCTCTCAATATTATTAATGCTCCTTTATGTGCAGATCACTCAGCAGAGTTGAAAGGTGCGAGCAGAATTGGAGAAGAGCCATGCAAGGTTTCTAGAGGAAAAGTCTAAATGAAGAGAACTCAAaagacaaaaggggaagaacaaggaaaatatgatttgaagaatgaagaaaagtgatgcaaagagggatgaggagtgacagaagaggaagatgatgatccCAAAAAAGATGGCCTcagtagaagagaggagacgtAAGTGCAATAAAAGTGAGGAGGACACCAGTATTAAGCAATTTTTGATATTGATACTAcaaagtgaagaggaagaagaacctGCAAGTAGTGAAAGATGCAGTCTGGATATGCACAAAATTGTACTTAGTGCAATATTCAGGGTTCTCAGCATTTCATGGTACGTTAGGTATAGCACatttatggaaagaaaaaagcCTCAAAGAAATGACCTCAATTTCAGATAGATTTCATAGCCAGGACGAAAGCTTGGATGATATTACCAGATAGCGACACGGGCGTGATGCAAGGCATAGCAATGCAATCAGTGCTTCNNNNNNNNNNNNNNNNNNNNNNNNNNNNNNNNNNNNNNNNNNNNAAGTCCTATTTGTATGAAGCTTATAGTTTTGTATACATAGTTGTGAGTGTAATAGGAATAGTTTACATTCCACTGTATAGCATAGGCCACTGTAGTACCAGAAATTGGACAGTTGCCAGGATGCGGCTAAGAAAGTAGTTGAAGATTTATTTTTCAGAGACGTACCTGCTCAGCTGTTCAGTAACTGGTGATATGTGTTAGGCcttcaacagtttttttttttacatttatttaacaaaaaatttatttaacaaaagGTACTTTCAATGGATATCTTTAACCTGTGTTTAATGtgtaatgaaaatgtaattaatCTAGTCCTGTTGGTTGTTGGATATTGTCATTTTCAACCATTTGCATCAAAAgacataaaagtaataacatttaGCAGTCTCCTCTGTTCTTGACATGTTTAAAAGATAAATTTGTATTACCAAAAGTTTATTTGTTCNNNNNNNNNNNNNNNNNNNNNNNNNNNNNNNNNNNNNNNNNNNNNNNNNNNNNNNNNNNNNNNNNNNNNNNNNNNNNNNNNNNNNNNNNNNNNNNNNNNNNNNNNNNNNNNNNNNNNNNNNNNNNNNNNNNNNNNNNNNNNNNNNNNNNNNNNNNNNNNNNNNNNNNNNNNNNNNNNNNNNNNNNNNNNNNNNNNNNNNNNNNNNNNNNNNNNNNNNNNNNNNNNNNNNNNNNNNNNNNNNNNNNNNNNNNNNNNNNNNNNNNNNNNNNNNNNNNNNNNNNNNNNNNNNNNNNNNNNNNNNNNNNNNNNNNNNNNNNNNNNNNNNNNNNNNNNNNNNNNNNNNNNNNNNNNNNNNNNNNNNNNNNNNNNNNNNNNNNNNNNNNNNNNNNNNNNNNNNNNNNNNNNNNNNNNNNNNNNNNNNNNNNNNNNNNNNNNNNNNNNNNNNNNNNNNNNNNNNNNNNNNNNNNNNNNNNNNNNNNNNNNNNNNNNNNNNNNNNNNNNNNNNNNNNNNNNNNNNNNNNNNNNNNNNNNNNNNNNNNNNNNNNNNNNNNNNNNNNNNNNNNNNNNNNNNNNNNNNNNNNNNNNNNNNNNNNNNGAACAAATAAACTTTTGGTAATACAAATTTATCTTTTAAACATGTCAAGAACAGAGGAGACTGCtaaatgttattacttttatgtcTTTTGATGCAAATGGTTGAAAATGACAATATCCAACAACCAACAGGACTAGattaattacattttcattacaCATTAAACACAGGTTAAAGATATCCATTGAAAGTACcttttgttaaataaattttttgttaaataaatgtaaaaaaaaaaactgttgaagGCCTAACACATATCACCAGTTACTGAACAGCTGAGCAGGTACGTCTCTGAAAAATAAATCTTCAACTACTTTCTTAGCCGCATCCTGGCAACTGTCCAATTTCTGGTACTACAGTGGCCTATGCTATACAGTGGAATGTAAACTATTCCTATTACACTCAACAACTATGTATACAAAACTATAAGCTTCATACAAAATAGGACNNNNNNNNNNNNNNNNNNNNNNNNNNNNNNNNNNNNNNNNNNNNGAGAAGCACTGATTGCATTGCTATGCCTTGAATCACAGCCCGTGTCGCTATCTGGGAAGATCATCCAAGGCTTCGTCTGGCTAGTGAAATCTAGCTGAAAGTGAGGTCATTTCTTTGAGCTTGTTTTACTTTCCATAAATTGTGCTCTACCTAAAGTACACATGAAATGCTGATGATCCTGAATATTCACTAAGACAATTTTGTGCATATCCAGACTGCATCTTTCACCTACTTGCaggttcttcttcctcttcacttttagtatcaatatcaattgCCTTAATAACTGTGTCCTCCTCACTTTTATTGTCACTTACGTCTCTCTCTTCTACTGAGGCCATCTTTTTTGGATCATCATCTTCACTCTTACTGTCACTCTCATCACTCTTTGCATCACTTTCTTCATTCTTCAAATCAATTTCCTTGttcttcccctttgtcttttGAGTTCTCTTCATTTTAGACTTTTCCTCTAGAACCTTTGCATGGCTCTTCTCCAATTCTGCTCGCACCCTTTCAATCTCTGCTGGAGTGATCTGCACATAAAGGATGCCATTAATAATATTGAGAAGCTCTAGCACACTAGTCATGGACGGTGGTTGGATCTGAATGGGTGGGAGACCAAGAGTGCTGCGGCCATTGTATGCTTCAGAGATTTTTTTAGCCATGACCACTGCTTGCTGTGTCAAGTGACGAAGGCACTCATCTGCTTCTTTAGTCTTTTCATGCTCAGGTCCTAGTTGAGATTTGTAAATGGTGaaagtttctttttcatttttgaggGCTCCTCTGAAGTCTCCCATACAACTCTGTGTTCGGGCTACAAGATGGTAGCTCAGTGCCACCTTCAAACTCTTATCACCAAAGAATTTACAGTTGAGTTCTAAGGATTTTTCCAGGAACTGGAGGGATAGACTGTACTGACCAACAGCATGTAGAATAAGGCCAATGTTGGAATCAATCAAAGACATTTCAGGGTGTATTTCACCGTGGATGAGAAGCAACAAGTAGCGTGCACGGTACAACAATTTGAGAGCCACACTGACCTGCTGGTTAGCAAAACAATAAAGAGCCAAATGAGTATATTCTGTGATGGTGTATGGGTGATCAATACCATTAACTCTTTCACTCATAAGAACTGCCTTCTGCTGATAGGACATGGCTTCTACATAGTCTCCCATGATGTAGTTAAGGCGTGCCAACATGCGTAAACACTGAGCAATCTCTGGATGCATAGCACCATATACATTGTTCAATAGTGAAAGAGCTTCACTAATCAAATCATACCCATCTTTCAGGAAGCCCTGCTGAATCTTGGTTTGACCAGCTGTATACAAACTGAAGGCATCTGTAGCACGGGGATTGATATGTTTCACTATGGGGAACAAGTTGATTATATCTTCCTCCTGGAAACTCTCTTGAGATTTATCATCAAGGGTATAATCCCTGAGGAACAGCTGAACCCCAGACTTCATACAGAAGGTTCTCAAGAGTGAAACTTTCTGTACATTATACTTTTGCACAACAGCATCTATGCCATCAGCCTTCAAAGTCCAGTCATAATATTCCTTGAGTTCATTGTTGATCTGACTCCAAAGGGTCTTAGGATTTAAGTTTAACCATTTTGAAACACTGTTACTAAATGGGTGTTTCTTCCGCTTCCTCTTGGTCAGAAGCTCATCATTTTTACTGGAAGCATGGGGATTAGTACATGATGACAAATAGCAGTTGAGGAAGTGTGCAACAGCTGATGACAAGGATATTGTTTCTACAGACTGAAGGTAACTAGTAAAAATGTGCTTCACTGCTCTTGCAATGAGTTCTTCAACAGCAATGGTATGGATATAATCCAATTCAGGAACCTTAGCTAACAAATTTGCTACCTTGCCAAGGTAGCGAATATTAATACCCCTAGTATGAAGTGCTTCACATAAGGTTGTCCCATCAGTGGGAGCAGCTGCATGATCAGTCAGATCATGAACAAGGCTGGGCAACTGTACACTTACCAAAAATTCAGCAGCATCACACactaattttctctccttcttcaacTGCTCTCCCTCTGGTTCTGCATGTTGTACACCAGGAGAGTAAACATCTGGGTTAAACCTGATGTCAAAGTCAGCCTCCTTCAAGGAACCTACAGCTGCAGCTGCTTTTTTTATGATGTCTTTAGTGTTCTCTTCTACCTGCTTCTCAGCAGCAATGCTTTCAGTCACATTTTCAAcaattttctttgcttcttcagCTTCAATCTCTTTANNNNNNNNNNNNNNNNNNNNNNNNNNNNNNNNNNNNNNNNNCATTGCAGCAAGCTTACTGGCTTCCTGCTTTTTACCACTCAGCTGCTGAAGATGGAGTGCAGCATACTTGAGGAACATCATATAACGGTTATCTACAAATGCATCCACAAGTTCCTGCCTCAATGTTGCtagtttgtgtttgtgaatgACTGGGAAGCCCAGCTCACGGGAGGCAGGACCAAGATGAGCATCTTCCAGTTCTAAGAAGTTTACATCGGGAGGAAATGTTCTAAGGAGGTCCAAGATATAATGACGGCCATCATTCCCTATTATGCCCTTACATTCCACTGATGAGCACAGTTCAAtctcttcattcttttcattcAGTACCTTGTGAGGTAAGATCTTAAGTTGTTGTCCAGCCTTCTGCAACAGATCCATGTACTTAGGATGAGTAACAACAGTCTTGCCAAAATCAATTGAGCCATAAACAACAGACTGTTCCTGCTCCCTCTCAAGGATACCTGGGATTATGGACTGTGCTGTAACACGATAGCCCCGGTAGTCTACAACAACTGTGCCCAGAGTATACAGGCCTTCTAAGTCAGTTGCACTATAAACACGAACTCCTTGCAAGTCATTGCGAGGGGCAACGTGAGCTGCTGCATCACCTCCTACCTCCTTGTAGTGATCTCTTACATCAAATCCCAGGCTGAAGAAAATGTTATTCCAAATAAACATCTGCATTTTGGGATCTTCACCTGGATTAATAGCCATAACATTACCATCAATGACTGCCATGGCCCCTCTAGTGGCTGCTGCAACAAAGTCACTATGGACTTTGAAAATGGCTCGTTCCCTCAGAAGTCTTTCAGAAAGGGTTCTTCGTGCAAGCTCTCTGGTTGTCTGGAGTTCTTCATTCCAGTCTCGTGTCTGTCCAGGAATATGTTCTTCATATCCTAACTTGCTGCTAAATGCATCTTCTGCACGCAAAGCATCAATCCCATGTTCTAGCATTGGTGAGGCCCAAGCATACACCTGATATGGTGTGGCCACACGTTCAAATGGATGACGAGATGTGCGTTTCTTCTGCAGGTTGGCAAAATTTCGTTTAAATGCAGCAGACAGCATATTCAGCAGGTCAATGAGAGAGTGGCACAAATAGGAAGGATTGGCCGGTCTGGGGTTGAATTCCTCTTCACTTGTCCTGAAACATACATGGATACTTTTAAGTATGTAAAACTGAATTAATTGTAATTGGGAAATGTATGTGTTACATATAATGCCAGCAAAGAGAACAATGAGAGAATGCCGAAACATATTGCTACATAAATATTAGTTTCAAAATGAATTAAACAATTATgttttcaaattaaatttttctccatgaagatgaaatattaaaaaataataacaccttCAACAGGAAGTTCAATTAATTGAAACAAGTGTGAGTACAAAATGTACTCACACATTTTATCAAGTTTATCTATGAGATAATGCagaaataataaatttgataatccTGGATGGTAATGGGTGAAAGATGNNNNNNNNNNNNNNNNNNNNNNNNNCTGCCATGACATTGTAgttgatgatggatggatgacaAATTATGGATGAAGATGAAATGGATGAAAAAATATTGGACAGaagcttgagaaaaaaaaaatgaggaaaaattttaaaaatatatatatatagaaatatggaaTTGAAAATTAACTTGATGCCAATGGGTGGTTTCCCGATGTGAAAGCCCTCTCTCCCGGGCTGTATTTATATTGGCTCAGGCCCCGCTGCTGGGGGATGGTGTTGGCACCATAGAATGCGCANNNNNNNNNNNNNNNNNNNNNNNNNNNNNNNNNNNNNNNNNNNNNNNNNNNNNNNNNNNNNNNNNNNNNNNNNNNNNNNNNNNNNNNNNNNNNNNNNNNNNAGGTTAAATCAGTCTAACATTATACAGGATGAGGATAACGCACGCTgcaggtaataatgaaaatgtatattatggaACAGTTCTAAATACAATCTACCATTCCTGCACCTTTATGAGATACCAAAATACCTTCCATACTCACTGATTAAGATAGAAACCCCAGGTGGATGCCGTAATGTGGAAGTGCTTGCCCTCTAGAGTTACAACATACAGGTACATGAGGTCCCCATGCAACTTGCGGGGACCAGGGGGAGGATTCCAGCCACTCATGGTGAGAACCTGCAGCATAGAGGAAGTCATTAGGATTCCTCTTTTGGGAATAATGTAGGATTACAAAAATACCTCTATGAATATagtatttatcatatgtatattacaaaagaGAGTGTGGGTGAGTGCAAGTATATATAAGCACAGCAAAATATTTTATGAACTTTAAATCACATCAGCTTGCAAGAGCATGAAGCATGACATATTTGTAGCACAAACTCTTTTAAAGATACTATTTACCTTCAGGCACTGTGGTGATTTTTGTTCCTTCATTGTAGGTTGCAAAGGGATTAATTGGCGATCCTTACAGTTTGGCAGGATGTACTTTGGCGGTGTACAGTCCACCGATTCAGccgacttctttttcttctctatagaGAAAGAAATTACAAATTCCTTTAGTTGTTTGCGACTACCATTAAATAACTTGAACCAAAAGCAAGTTATTTGCCaaatgagaaaataacaaaaatacagaaaaaaaaaacattctcaaagATTCCTTTTAAATAGTGTTATCATATTTTACATGTTGTAATTCTTTTTTAGATTAATATAAATTCattagataatgaaaatttattagaaaacaaacaacaaaatacttAGAANNNNNNNNNNNNNNNNNNNNNNNNNNNNNNNNNNNNNNNNNNNNNNNNNNNNNNNNNNNNNNNNNNNNNNNNNNNNNNNNNNNNNNNNNNNNNNNNNNNNNNNNNNNNNNNNNNNNNNNNNNNNNNNNNNNNNNNNNNNNNNNNNNNNNNNNNNNNNNNNNNNNNNNNNNNNNNNNNNNNNNNNNNNNNNNNNNNNNNNNNNNNNNNNNNNNNNNNNNNNNNNNNNNNNNNNNNNNNNNNNNNNNNNNNNNNNNNNNNNNNNNNNNNNNNNNNNNNNNNNNNNNNNNNNNNNNNNNNNNNNNNNNNNNNNNNNNNNNNNNNNNNNNNNNNNNNNNNNNNNAATATAATTGTAATCACCAGCAACATTGCCACCCAAATATTGTGTCNNNNNNNNNNNNNNNNNNNNNNNNNNNNNNNNNNNNNNNNNNNNNNNNNNNNNNNNNNNNNNNNNNNNNNNNNNNNNNNNNNNNNNNNNNNNNNNNNNNNNNNNNNNNNNNNNNNNNNNNNNNNNNNNNNNNNNNNNNNcacacacgcacacgcacacgcgcaNNNNNNNNNNNNNNNNNNNNNNNNNNNNNNNNNNNNNNNNNNNNNNNNNNNNNNNTCACTCACTCTTTGTCAAATCTTTCGCTGGTGTACTTTGAAGTCCACTATCCCAGAGGCTCTTAGATGTCCATGAAACTCTCCCACATAAGTACTTTTCTTCA contains these protein-coding regions:
- the LOC119588643 gene encoding clustered mitochondria protein homolog (The sequence of the model RefSeq protein was modified relative to this genomic sequence to represent the inferred CDS: added 41 bases not found in genome assembly), translating into MALETEVQNGLGTGKDMNTAFKDGVEDTGLKNGSMESEKLAVSNGDDSSTEGHEKAETESQEKFEETKGTEEIKDNEDKEALSQEYGFTVRIKPPYGDSFTIQVSSMELVQEIHQLLMDREDTCHRTCFSLHLDGQTLDNFAELKTIDGLKEGSVIRIQEEPYTVREARIHVRHVRDLLKSLDPIDALNGVDCASLSFLNTVTHGDVLEKKKKSAESVDCTPPKYILPNCKDRQLIPLQPTMKEQKSPQCLKVLTMSGWNPPPGPRKLHGDLMYLYVVTLEGKHFHITASTWGFYLNQTSEEEFNPRPANPSYLCHSLIDLLNMLSAAFKRNFANLQKKRTSRHPFERVATPYQVYAWASPMLEHGIDALRAEDAFSSKLGYEEHIPGQTRDWNEELQTTRELARRTLSERLLRERAIFKVHSDFVAAATRGAMAVIDGNVMAINPGEDPKMQMFIWNNIFFSLGFDVRDHYKEVGGDAAAHVAPRNDLQGVRVYSATDLEGLYTLGTVVVDYRGYRVTAQSIIPGILEREQEQSVVYGSIDFGKTVVTHPKYMDLLQKAGQQLKILPHKVLNEKNEEIELCSSVECKGIIGNDGRHYILDLLRTFPPDVNFLELEDAHLGPASRELGFPVIHKHKLATLRQELVDAFVDNRYMMFLKYAALHLQQLSGKKQEASKLAAMKEKEEKEKGKDKDNKEIEAEEAKKIVENVTESIAAEKQVEENTKDIIKKAAAAVGSLKEADFDIRFNPDVYSPGVQHAEPEGEQLKKERKLVCDAAEFLVSVQLPSLVHDLTDHAAAPTDGTTLCEALHTRGINIRYLGKVANLLAKVPELDYIHTIAVEELIARAVKHIFTSYLQSVETISLSSAVAHFLNCYLSSCTNPHASSKNDELLTKRKRKKHPFSNSVSKWLNLNPKTLWSQINNELKEYYDWTLKADGIDAVVQKYNVQKVSLLRTFCMKSGVQLFLRDYTLDDKSQESFQEEDIINLFPIVKHINPRATDAFSLYTAGQTKIQQGFLKDGYDLISEALSLLNNVYGAMHPEIAQCLRMLARLNYIMGDYVEAMSYQQKAVLMSERVNGIDHPYTITEYTHLALYCFANQQVSVALKLLYRARYLLLLIHGEIHPEMSLIDSNIGLILHAVGQYSLSLQFLEKSLELNCKFFGDKSLKVALSYHLVARTQSCMGDFRGALKNEKETFTIYKSQLGPEHEKTKEADECLRHLTQQAVVMAKKISEAYNGRSTLGLPPIQIQPPSMTSVLELLNIINGILYVQITPAEIERVRAELEKSHAKVLEEKSKMKRTQKTKGKNKEIDLKNEESDAKSDESDSKSEDDDPKKMASVEERDVSDNKSEEDTVIKAIDIDTKSEEEEEPASR